From Anomalospiza imberbis isolate Cuckoo-Finch-1a 21T00152 chromosome 6, ASM3175350v1, whole genome shotgun sequence, one genomic window encodes:
- the POLD4 gene encoding DNA polymerase delta subunit 4 yields the protein MSRRAMEQPRRITDSFPRRRRRGPGRLPGRLKDKKDKDKDKVQLKVRDCPRDPSQPPPDPALMEMLRRFDLSWEYGPCTGITRLQRWERAQELGLSPPGPIRDALLEHRDNPDVTYSLWHEYEL from the exons ATGTCGCGCAGGGCCATGGAGCAGCCCCGGCGCATCACCGACTCCttcccgcggcggcggcggcggggcccgggcaGGCTCCCGGGCAGGCTCAAGGACAAgaaggacaaggacaaggacaaggtGCAGCTGAAGGTGCGGGACTGTCCCCGCGACCCCTCGCAGCCCCCCCCGGACCCGGCGCTCATGGAGATGTTGCGGCGCTTCGACCTCTCCTGGGAATACGGACCCTGCACCG GGATCACCCGCCTGCAGCGCTGGGAGCGGGCACaagagctggggctgagcccccccggccccatCCGTGACGCCCTCTTGGAGCACCGGGACAACCCCGATGTCACCTACAG CCTCTGGCACGAGTACGAGCTCTGA
- the SSH3 gene encoding LOW QUALITY PROTEIN: protein phosphatase Slingshot homolog 3 (The sequence of the model RefSeq protein was modified relative to this genomic sequence to represent the inferred CDS: inserted 1 base in 1 codon; deleted 4 bases in 3 codons; substituted 1 base at 1 genomic stop codon), translated as MALVTVRRAGGSAGGPAEEDAPRRGQLQRRQSFVMVKGAARLLPAEEPPPAEPPSVEPPCQAPGQQEQHLHLMMQLLRPQDAIRLAVRLESARPRRVRYLLLVRPEEAGAEAETALLGVDFAHEGATRCTLGMVLPLWSDTQVFLDGDGGFSVTSGGQTRIFKPISVQTMWAVLQELHRACEDAARGGHIPGGPALAWARGYAAALGSEQSCLNEWLAMADLESVRPASPTPLRPATSELSEQAVRALLREVMATADLENVTSKEVREELERRMGHSLAEHKDFIDNEMLLVLAQMDRPSRVFPHVFLGSEWNAANLEELQQNKVTHILNVAREIDNFFPALFTYMNVRVYDEEAAELLPHWNDTFLFLSRVRAVGGRALVHCRMGLSRSAATVLAYAMKEFGWPLERALRHVRHCRPGVLPNPGFMRQLDFYQGILSASRHSSLWEPRAAEQAPHPEEDAARDTSGLSPLASPQPSEEEAAGGGLLGASRRPRISLCSVMRSISLLETPEPPELLGEPLAGEHGMTPLSPLRCLRPRRKQRVPPRGHDPRLARAGWCARPAWMVAPPRFVTTPRAMATPSATPMHLVTPTRMNPLPNLVGMGQRLLTAIATRGGAWPTPGAWPASRHAPPAPRPHSGAGRCLSPTRTNTDTAPALAIKCGNGXPRWLCDPEHLEGGLLSIGTGVNALGAPGGHRDPAAPRCAPRRKTQLPVAFAREXLPGCHGNRRGLGLDWNQGWNWCWKRDPRPGSGGLKHTQPAARCGRGGGESRVLPLPPHEKASTPSHRGVPSCYVTPDPQDTFH; from the exons atGGCGCTGGTGACGgtgcggcgggcggggggctcCGCCGGGGGCCCCGCG GAGGAAGATGCTCCCAGACGTGGCCAACTGCAGCGACG GCAGAGCTTCGTCATGGTCAAGGGGGCTGCACGgctcctgcctgcagaggagcctcccccggccgagcccccctCAGTCGAGCCCCCCTGCCAGGCCCcgggacagcaggagcagcacctgcACCTCATGATGCAACTGCTGCGCCCCCAGGACGCCATCCGGCTG GCGGTGCGTCTGGAGTcggcgcggccgcggcgggTGCGGTACCTGCTGCTGGTGCGGCCGGAGGAGGCGGGAGCCGAGGCGGAGACGGCGCTGCTGGGAGTGGATTTCGCCCACGAGGG GGCCACCCGCTGCACCCTGGGCATGGTGCTACCCCTCTGGAGCGACACCCAGGTGTTCCTCGACGGCGATGG GGGGTTCAGCGTGACGTCGGGGGGACAGACGCGCATCTTCAAGCCCATCTCTGTGCAGACCATGTG GGCcgtgctgcaggagctgcatcGCGCCTGCGAGGACGCTGCCCGCGGCGGGCACATCCCCGGCGGCCCCGCGCTGGCCTGGGCCCGCGGCTACGCGGCGGCACTGGGCTCGGAGCAGAGCTGCCTCAACGAGTGGCTGGCCATGGCCGACCTCGAGTCCGTGCGCCCCGCCTCGCCCACGCCTCTCCG GCCAGCCACGTCGGAGCTGTCGGAGCAGGCGGTGCGGGCACTGCTGCGGGAGGTGATGGCCACCGCCGACCTGGAGAACGTCACATCCAAGGAG GTGcgggaggagctggagcggcgcatggggcacagcctggctgagcacaaggaTTTCATTGACAACGAgatgctgctggtgctggcgCAGATGGATCGGCCTTCCCGTGTCTTCCCACACGTCTTCCTG GGCTCCGAGTGGAACGCAGCCaacctggaggagctgcagcagaatAA GGTCACCCACATCCTGAACGTGGCACGGGAGATCGACAACTTCTTCCCGGCACTGTTCACATACATGAATGTGCGGGTGTACGACGAGGAGGCGGCCGAGCTCCTGCCCCACTGGAACGAcactttcctcttcctctcccgTGTCCG GGCGGTGGGAGGCCGGGCGCTGGTGCACTGCCGGATGGGGCTGAGCCGCTCGGCCGCCACGGTGCTGGCCTACGCCATGAAGGAGTTCGGGTGGCCCCTGGAGCGGGCGCTGCGGCACGTCCGGCACTGCCGGCCCGGCGTCCTGCCCAACCCTGGCTTCATGCGCCAGCTCGACTTCTACCAGGGCATCCTGAGCGCCAG CCGGCACAGCAGCCTGTGGGAGCCCCGGGCGGCCGAGCAGGCGCCGCACCCCGAAGAGGACGCCGCGAGGGACACAAGTGGCCTGTCCCCGCTGGCGTCCCCGCAGCCCTCCGAGGAGGAGGCAGCTGgtggggggctgctgggggcctCTCGGCGCCCCCGCATCTCCCTGTGCTCTGTCATGCGGAGCATCAGCCTGCTGGagacccccgagccccccgagCTGCTGGGGGAGCCCCTGGCCGGGGAG CATGGGatgaccccgctgtcccccctcAGGTGTTTGAGGCCACGGAGGAAGCAGAGGGTCCCTCCCCGAGGTCACGACCCTCGTCTCGCCCGCGCCGGGTGGTGCGCCAGGCCAGCCTGGATGGTGGCCCCGCCCCGTTTTGTGACCACACCCAGAGCGATGGCCACACCCAGTGCCACACCCATGCACTTGGTCACGCCCACACGGATGAACCCACTCCCTAATTTGGTAGGCATGGGACAGCGCCTCCTcactgccatagcaacaaggGGAGGGGCGTGGCCTACGCCT GGGGCGTGGCCGGCGAGCCGGCACGCTCCGCCTGCGCCCCGCCCACACTCTGGGGCTGGGAGGTGCCTCAGCCCCACACGCACAAACACCGACACCGCTCCTGCACTGGCAATAAAGTGTGGAAATG AGCCCCGATGGCTTTGTGACCCTGAGCATCTGGAGGGTGGGCTGCTGTCAATAGGGACCGGAGTGAACGCTTTGGGGGCACCGGGCGGGCACAGGGACCCAGCGGCGCCGCGTTGTGCGCCACGGAGGAAAACT CAACTCCCGGTGGCCTTTGCGCGAGAATAACTTCCGGGTTGCCACGGCAACCGTCGCGGCCTAGGCCTGGACTGGAATCAGGGCTGGAATTGGTGCTGGAAGCGGGACCCGAGGCCCGGCAGTGGAGGACTGAAGCACACA CAGCCCGCAGCTCGCTGTGGACGTGGTGGAGGGGAAAGCCGGGTGCTCCCCCTGCCACCCCATGAGAAGGCATCAACCCCCTCCCACCGTGGCGTCCCTTCATGTTATGTCACCCCTGACCCacaggacaccttccactag
- the GRK2 gene encoding beta-adrenergic receptor kinase 1 isoform X2, translated as MADLEAVLADVSYLMAMEKSRAAPAARASKRIVLPEPSIRSVMQKYLEDRGEVTFDKIFAQKIGYLLFRDFAFNQAEEAKPLMEFYEEIKKYEKLDSEEERAARSRHIFDHYIMKELLACSHPFSKSATEHVQSRLSKKLVPPDLFQPYIEEICQNLRGGIFQKFIESDKFTRFCQWKNVELNIHLTMNDFSVHRIIGRGGFGEVYGCRKADTGKMYAMKCLDKKRIKMKQGETLALNERIMLSLVSTGDCPFIVCMSYAFHTPDKLSFILDLMNGGDLHYHLSQHGVFSEAEMRFYAAEIILGLEHMHSRFVVYRDLKPANILLDEFGHVRISDLGLACDFSKKKPHASVGTHGYMAPEVLQKGVAYDSSADWFSLGCMLFKLLRGHSPFRQHKTKDKHEIDRMTLTMAVELPDSFSPELRSLLEGLLQRDVNRRLGCMGRGAQEVKEEPFFKGLDWQMVFLQKYPPPLVPPRGEVNAADAFDIGSFDEEDTKGIKLLESDQELYRNFPLTISERWQQEVTETVFDAVNADTDKLEARKKAKNKQLGHEEEYAMGKDCIMHGYMAKLGNPFLTQWQRRYFYLFPNRLEWRGEGESPSLLTMEEIDSVEETQVKERKCILLRIRGGKQFVLQCDSDPELVQWRKELRDAQRQAQQLLQRVPRMQNKPRSPVVELSKVPFIQRSPNGL; from the exons ATGGCGGACCTGGAGGCGGTGCTGGCGGACGTGAGTTACCTGATGGCCATGGAGAAgagccgcgccgcgcccgccgcccgcgccaGCAAGAGGATCGTCCTGCCCGAGCCCAG CATCCGCAGCGTCATGCAGAAGTACCTGGAGGACCGGGGAGAGGTGACATTTGACAAGATCTTCGCACAGAAGATCG GCTACCTGCTTTTCCGGGATTTCGCCTTCAACCAGGCCGAGGAGGCCAAGCCCCTGATGGAATTTTACGAGGAG ATCAAGAAGTACGAGAAGCTGGACTCGGAGGAGGAGCGAGCCGCCCGCAGCCGCCACATCTTCGACCATTACATCatgaaggagctgctggcctGCTCCCAC CCCTTCTCCAAGAGCGCCACGGAGCACGTCCAGAGCCGCCTGAGCAAGAAACTGGTGCCCCCAGATCTCTTCCAG CCCTACATTGAAGAGATCTGCCAGAACCTGCGTGGGGGCATTTTCCAGAAATTCATTGAGAG TGACAAGTTCACGCGGTTCTGCCAGTGGAAGAACGTGGAGCTGAACATCCAT CTCACCATGAACGACTTCAGCGTTCACCGAATCATCGGCCGCGGCGGCTTCGGGGAGGTCTACGGCTGCCGGAAAGCGGACACGGGCAAAAT GTACGCCATGAAGTGCTTGGACAAGAAACGCATCAAGATGAAGCAGGGCGAGACGCTGGCCCTCAACGAGCGCATCATGTTGTCCCTCGTCAGCACTggg GACTGCCCGTTCATCGTGTGCATGTCCTACGCCTTCCACACGCCCGACAAGCTCAGCTTCATCCTCGACCTCATGAACG ggggGGACCTGCACTATCACCTGTCCCAGCACGGCGTCTTCTCGGAGGCAGAGATGAGGTTCTATGCGGCCGAGATCATCCTGGGCCTGGAGCACATGCACAGCCGCTTTGTGGTGTACCGTGACCTCAAG CCAGCAAACATCCTCCTGGACGAGTTCGGCCACGTCCGCATCTCCGACCTGGGCCTGGCCTGCGACTTCTCCAAGAAGAAGCCCCACGCCAGCGT gggCACCCACGGGTACATGGCGCCGGAGGTGCTGCAGAAGGGGGTGGCCTACGACAGCAGCGCCGACTGGTTCTCGCTGGGCTGCATGCTCTTCAAGCTGCTCCGGGG GCACAGCCCGTTCCGGCAGCACAAGACGAAGGACAAGCACGAGATTGACCGGATGACCCTCACCATG GCCGTGGAGCTGCCGGACTCTTTCTCCCCAGAGCTGCGCTCGCTGCTCGAGGGGCTGCTGCAGCGGGATGTCAACCGGCGCCTGGGCTGCATGGGGCGAGG GGCGCAGGAGGTGAAGGAAGAGCCCTTCTTCAAGGGCCTGGACTGGCAGATGGTGTTCCTGCAGAAG TACCCGCCACCCCTCGTCCCGCCCCGCGGTGAGGTGAACGCGGCCGACGCCTTCGACATCGGCTCCTTTGACGAGGAGGACACCAAGGGCATCAAG ctgctggagAGCGACCAGGAGCTGTACCGCAACTTCCCGCTCACCATCTCGGAGCGCTGGCAGCAGGAGGTCACCGAGACCGTCTTTGACGCCGTCAACGCCGACACCGACAAGCTGGAGGCTCGAAAGAAAGCCAAGAACAAGCAGCTGGGCCACGAGGAGG AGTACGCCATGGGCAAGGACTGCATCATGCACGGCTACATGGCCAAGCTGGGCAACCCCTTCCTGACGCAGTGGCAGCGCCGCTACTTCTACCTCTTCCCCAACCGCCTGGAGTGGCGCGGGGAGGGCGAGTCGCCG TCCCTGCTCACCATGGAGGAGATCGACTCGGTGGAGGAGACGCAGGTGAAGGAGCGCAAGTGCATCCTGCTCCGCATCCGCGGGGGCAAGCAGTTCGTGCTGCAGTGCGAC AGCGACCCCGAGCTGGTGCAGTGGCGGAAGGAGCTGCGGGACGCGCAGCGCCAGgcgcagcagctgctgcagcggGTGCCCCGCATGCAGAACAAGCCGCGCTCGCCCGTGGTGGAGCTCAGCAAAGTGCCGTTCATCCAGCGCTCCCCCAACGGGCTCTGA
- the ANKRD13D gene encoding ankyrin repeat domain-containing protein 13D, whose protein sequence is MARPAETFPLHRLVWHNRHQALDSALRAGTHDVELTDPRGRTPLELAVSLGHLESVRVLLRHNANVGRENANGWTVLQEAVSTGDPEMVQLVLQYRDYQRATRRLAGIPELLSKLRRASDFYVEMKWEFTSWVPLVSKVCPSDVYRVWKRGESLRVDTTLLGFEHMTWQRGRRSYIFKGEDEGAVVMEVDHDKQVVYTETLALALHEPELLLAAMQPTEEHVAGRLTSPIVSTHLDTRNIAFERNKSGIWGWRSEKMEVVSGYEAKVYSASNVELVTKTRTEHLSDQDKSRSKGSKTPFHSFLGIAQQHGTHNGAPVLQAASPTNPTAITPEEYFDPHFDLETRNIGRPIEMSSKVQRFKATLWLCEQHPLSLAEQVTPIIDLMAISNAHFAKLRDFITLKLPPGFPVKIEIPLFHVLNARITFSNLCGCDQPLGSVRICAPQEPSGAHPPGTQPSGPRAWPFPCEVEAGVFEVPAGYTVLGAGRSEPLRDEDDDLLQFAIQQSLLDAGTETDQVTIWEALTNTRPGAEPPPYDEDLQLERALQESMLLQAGPSAEVPAAGSPPGAGGGSPPGPPGYGSFAEQLRLAMALSEREQEERERRRREEDEELQRILRLSLTEK, encoded by the exons ATGGCCCGGCCCGCCGAGACCTTCCCGCTGCACCGGCTCGTCTGGCACAACCGGCACCAGGCGCTGGACAGCGCCCTGCGCGCGGGGACG CACGACGTGGAGCTGACAGACCCACGTGGCCGGACGCCCCTGGAGCTGGCCGTGTCTCTGGGCCACCTGGAGTCGGTGCGGGTGCTGCTGCGGCACAATGCCAACGTGGGCCGGGAGAATGCCAATGGATGGACGG tgctgcaggaggcagTGAGCACGGGGGACCCCGAGATGGTGCAGTTGGTGCTCCAGTACCGTGACTACCAGCGGGCGACGCGGCGCCTCGCCGGCATCCCCGAGCTGCTCAGCAAACTGCGGCGG GCATCCGACTTCTACGTGGAGATGAAGTGGGAGTTCACGAGCTGGG TGCCCCTGGTGTCCAAGGTGTGTCCCAGCGACGTGTACCGCGTGTGGAAGCGCGGCGAGAGCCTGCGGGTGGACACCACCCTGCTGGGCTTCGAGCACATGACgtggcagcgcggccgccgtAGCTACATCTTCAAGGGGGAAG ACGAGGGGGCCGTGGTGATGGAGGTGGACCACGACAAGCAGGTGGTGTACACAGAGACGCTGGCGCTGGCCCTGCAtgagcctgagctgctgctggcagccatGCAGCCCACCGAGGAGCACGTGGCCGGCCGGCTCACCTCGCCCATCGTCTCCACACACCTGGACACCCGGAACATTGCCTTCGAGag GAACAAGTCTGGGATCTGGGGCTGGCGCTCAGAGAAGATGGAGGTGGTCAGCGGCTATGAGGCCAAG GTGTACAGTGCCAGCAATGTGGAGCTGGTCACCAAGACCAGGACGGAGCATCTCTCTGACCAGGACAAGTCACGCAGCAAAG GCTCCAAGACCCCCTTCCACTCCTTCCTGGGCATCGCACAGCAGCACGGCACCCACAACGGG GCACCCGTCCTGCAGGCTGCCAGCCCCACCAACCCCACGGCCATCACCCCCGAGGAGTACTTCGACCCCCACTTCGACCTGGAGACCCGCAACATTGGGCGCCCCATCGAGATGTCCAGCAAGGTGCAGAG GTTCAAGGCGACGCTGTGGCTGTGCGAGCAGCACCCGCTGTCACTGGCGGAGCAGGTGACGCCCATCATCGACCTCATGGCCATCTCCAACGCCCACTTTGCCAAACTGCGCGACTTCATCACCCTCAAGCTGCCCCCTGGCTTCCCCGTCAAGATTG AGATCCCCCTGTTCCACGTGCTCAATGCCCGCATCACCTTCAGCAACCTGTGCGGGTGTGACCAGCCCCTGGGCTCCGTGCGGATCTGCGCCCCTCAGGAGCCCTCCGGCGCCCACCCCCCTGGCACCCAGCCCTCCGGGCCCAGAG CATGGCCGTTCCCATGCGAGGTGGAGGCGGGCGTGTTTGAGGTGCCCGCGGGGTACACGGTGCTGGGCGCGGGACGAAGCGAGCCCCTGCGCGACGAGGACGACGACCTGCTGCAGTTCGCCatccagcagagcctgctggaCGCCGGAACCGAGACCGACCAG GTGACCATCTGGGAGGCGCTGACCAACACCCGGCCCGGGGCGGAGCCGCCGCCCTACGATGAGGACCTGCAGCTGGAAAG ggcgCTGCAGGAGAGCATGCTGCTGCAGGCCGGGCCCAGCGCTGAGGTCCCGGCTGCCGGGAGCCCCcccggcgcgggcggcgggagccccccgggcccccccggGTACGGCAGCTTCGCGGAGCAGCTGCGCCTGGCCATGGCGCTGTCAGAGCGGGAGCAGGAggagcgggagcggcggcggcgtgAGGAGGACGAGGAGCTCCAGCGCATCCTGCGCCTCTCCCTCACCGAGAAATAG
- the GRK2 gene encoding beta-adrenergic receptor kinase 1 isoform X1, producing the protein MADLEAVLADVSYLMAMEKSRAAPAARASKRIVLPEPSIRSVMQKYLEDRGEVTFDKIFAQKIGYLLFRDFAFNQAEEAKPLMEFYEEIKKYEKLDSEEERAARSRHIFDHYIMKELLACSHPFSKSATEHVQSRLSKKLVPPDLFQPYIEEICQNLRGGIFQKFIESDKFTRFCQWKNVELNIHLTMNDFSVHRIIGRGGFGEVYGCRKADTGKMYAMKCLDKKRIKMKQGETLALNERIMLSLVSTGDCPFIVCMSYAFHTPDKLSFILDLMNGGDLHYHLSQHGVFSEAEMRFYAAEIILGLEHMHSRFVVYRDLKPANILLDEFGHVRISDLGLACDFSKKKPHASVGTHGYMAPEVLQKGVAYDSSADWFSLGCMLFKLLRGHSPFRQHKTKDKHEIDRMTLTMAVELPDSFSPELRSLLEGLLQRDVNRRLGCMGRGAQEVKEEPFFKGLDWQMVFLQKYPPPLVPPRGEVNAADAFDIGSFDEEDTKGIKLLESDQELYRNFPLTISERWQQEVTETVFDAVNADTDKLEARKKAKNKQLGHEEEYAMGKDCIMHGYMAKLGNPFLTQWQRRYFYLFPNRLEWRGEGESPQSLLTMEEIDSVEETQVKERKCILLRIRGGKQFVLQCDSDPELVQWRKELRDAQRQAQQLLQRVPRMQNKPRSPVVELSKVPFIQRSPNGL; encoded by the exons ATGGCGGACCTGGAGGCGGTGCTGGCGGACGTGAGTTACCTGATGGCCATGGAGAAgagccgcgccgcgcccgccgcccgcgccaGCAAGAGGATCGTCCTGCCCGAGCCCAG CATCCGCAGCGTCATGCAGAAGTACCTGGAGGACCGGGGAGAGGTGACATTTGACAAGATCTTCGCACAGAAGATCG GCTACCTGCTTTTCCGGGATTTCGCCTTCAACCAGGCCGAGGAGGCCAAGCCCCTGATGGAATTTTACGAGGAG ATCAAGAAGTACGAGAAGCTGGACTCGGAGGAGGAGCGAGCCGCCCGCAGCCGCCACATCTTCGACCATTACATCatgaaggagctgctggcctGCTCCCAC CCCTTCTCCAAGAGCGCCACGGAGCACGTCCAGAGCCGCCTGAGCAAGAAACTGGTGCCCCCAGATCTCTTCCAG CCCTACATTGAAGAGATCTGCCAGAACCTGCGTGGGGGCATTTTCCAGAAATTCATTGAGAG TGACAAGTTCACGCGGTTCTGCCAGTGGAAGAACGTGGAGCTGAACATCCAT CTCACCATGAACGACTTCAGCGTTCACCGAATCATCGGCCGCGGCGGCTTCGGGGAGGTCTACGGCTGCCGGAAAGCGGACACGGGCAAAAT GTACGCCATGAAGTGCTTGGACAAGAAACGCATCAAGATGAAGCAGGGCGAGACGCTGGCCCTCAACGAGCGCATCATGTTGTCCCTCGTCAGCACTggg GACTGCCCGTTCATCGTGTGCATGTCCTACGCCTTCCACACGCCCGACAAGCTCAGCTTCATCCTCGACCTCATGAACG ggggGGACCTGCACTATCACCTGTCCCAGCACGGCGTCTTCTCGGAGGCAGAGATGAGGTTCTATGCGGCCGAGATCATCCTGGGCCTGGAGCACATGCACAGCCGCTTTGTGGTGTACCGTGACCTCAAG CCAGCAAACATCCTCCTGGACGAGTTCGGCCACGTCCGCATCTCCGACCTGGGCCTGGCCTGCGACTTCTCCAAGAAGAAGCCCCACGCCAGCGT gggCACCCACGGGTACATGGCGCCGGAGGTGCTGCAGAAGGGGGTGGCCTACGACAGCAGCGCCGACTGGTTCTCGCTGGGCTGCATGCTCTTCAAGCTGCTCCGGGG GCACAGCCCGTTCCGGCAGCACAAGACGAAGGACAAGCACGAGATTGACCGGATGACCCTCACCATG GCCGTGGAGCTGCCGGACTCTTTCTCCCCAGAGCTGCGCTCGCTGCTCGAGGGGCTGCTGCAGCGGGATGTCAACCGGCGCCTGGGCTGCATGGGGCGAGG GGCGCAGGAGGTGAAGGAAGAGCCCTTCTTCAAGGGCCTGGACTGGCAGATGGTGTTCCTGCAGAAG TACCCGCCACCCCTCGTCCCGCCCCGCGGTGAGGTGAACGCGGCCGACGCCTTCGACATCGGCTCCTTTGACGAGGAGGACACCAAGGGCATCAAG ctgctggagAGCGACCAGGAGCTGTACCGCAACTTCCCGCTCACCATCTCGGAGCGCTGGCAGCAGGAGGTCACCGAGACCGTCTTTGACGCCGTCAACGCCGACACCGACAAGCTGGAGGCTCGAAAGAAAGCCAAGAACAAGCAGCTGGGCCACGAGGAGG AGTACGCCATGGGCAAGGACTGCATCATGCACGGCTACATGGCCAAGCTGGGCAACCCCTTCCTGACGCAGTGGCAGCGCCGCTACTTCTACCTCTTCCCCAACCGCCTGGAGTGGCGCGGGGAGGGCGAGTCGCCG CAGTCCCTGCTCACCATGGAGGAGATCGACTCGGTGGAGGAGACGCAGGTGAAGGAGCGCAAGTGCATCCTGCTCCGCATCCGCGGGGGCAAGCAGTTCGTGCTGCAGTGCGAC AGCGACCCCGAGCTGGTGCAGTGGCGGAAGGAGCTGCGGGACGCGCAGCGCCAGgcgcagcagctgctgcagcggGTGCCCCGCATGCAGAACAAGCCGCGCTCGCCCGTGGTGGAGCTCAGCAAAGTGCCGTTCATCCAGCGCTCCCCCAACGGGCTCTGA